The Gammaproteobacteria bacterium genome has a segment encoding these proteins:
- a CDS encoding nitroreductase family protein: MREIAVNRRNFIKVMTGGSSIVLIPSVLSACSNGDAEIWLEGWKGPMSGETDIRWIVLSYAILAANPHNKQSWIVDLTGPSSLDLYVDRQRLLPETDPPARQIHIGQGTFLENLELAARQHGYRANIDYFPKGEYGNAVVEDKPVASVTLNEDASNMKDPLFKMILRRQSNKRAYTEAPLTADQLARLRTALTDPRLELTVSDDTVLKDELSEIMIEAMRIETASKSRDAETIAMFRFNDEERSHYRDGFSVAQSGMSGLKGWVAESFFLSRDDTEKDSTSFGEQAVDLTTKHAQSAAAFGWISTANNTRVDQVVTGRAYERLNLTATALGIAMHPMSQVLQEYLDMVDLQKRFLAYLDVPEGHTVQMLFRLGVAEPVEHSPRRPVKDLQRG; the protein is encoded by the coding sequence TGACAGGCGGTTCGTCGATCGTTCTGATTCCCAGCGTTCTTAGCGCGTGCAGCAATGGAGATGCAGAAATCTGGCTTGAGGGCTGGAAGGGGCCGATGTCCGGCGAGACAGATATTCGATGGATCGTATTATCCTACGCCATCCTCGCTGCGAATCCGCATAACAAACAATCATGGATTGTCGATCTGACCGGCCCGAGCAGCCTAGACCTTTATGTCGACCGGCAGCGCTTGTTGCCTGAGACTGATCCACCAGCTCGACAAATTCATATAGGTCAAGGCACGTTCTTGGAAAACCTCGAACTCGCAGCTCGACAACACGGTTATCGCGCAAATATCGACTATTTCCCGAAGGGTGAATACGGTAATGCGGTTGTCGAAGACAAGCCGGTGGCGTCAGTGACATTGAACGAGGATGCTTCAAACATGAAGGATCCACTTTTCAAAATGATCCTGAGGCGCCAATCCAACAAACGTGCGTACACCGAAGCCCCTTTGACCGCTGATCAGTTGGCTCGACTTCGCACTGCTCTAACTGATCCTCGTCTGGAGCTGACCGTATCCGACGACACTGTTTTAAAGGATGAGTTGTCTGAGATCATGATTGAGGCGATGCGCATAGAAACTGCCAGTAAGAGCCGCGACGCGGAGACCATTGCTATGTTTCGTTTCAATGACGAAGAACGCAGCCATTATCGTGACGGTTTCAGCGTTGCTCAGTCCGGGATGAGCGGATTGAAGGGTTGGGTTGCAGAGAGTTTCTTCTTGTCACGCGACGACACAGAAAAGGACAGTACGTCCTTTGGGGAACAGGCGGTGGACCTGACCACTAAACACGCCCAATCCGCTGCCGCGTTTGGCTGGATTAGCACAGCGAACAACACTCGGGTTGATCAGGTTGTGACCGGTCGCGCCTACGAGCGTCTAAATCTAACCGCCACTGCACTCGGGATCGCTATGCACCCAATGAGTCAGGTCTTGCAAGAATACTTGGATATGGTCGACCTACAGAAACGTTTTCTCGCCTACCTCGATGTCCCGGAAGGCCACACGGTTCAAATGCTCTTTCGTCTT